The following proteins are encoded in a genomic region of Candidatus Binatus sp.:
- a CDS encoding PAS domain S-box protein: protein MSQPPKIDPLAPAAQRDTALTMDSAGLVIEWSDDAEAIFGWSSADAIGRRLSELIIPERLRSMHEAGLKRFMAGGPGTVLNRAIEIAAIDRDGREFTVEVHITPEKTAHELRFATSVRKL from the coding sequence CCCCTCGCGCCCGCTGCTCAACGCGATACCGCGCTCACGATGGATAGCGCCGGGTTGGTGATCGAGTGGAGCGACGATGCCGAAGCGATTTTCGGCTGGAGCAGCGCCGACGCGATCGGCCGCCGGCTCTCCGAATTGATCATTCCTGAGCGCCTTCGCTCGATGCATGAAGCGGGATTGAAGCGGTTCATGGCCGGCGGACCGGGCACGGTGCTGAATCGCGCGATCGAGATTGCGGCGATCGACCGCGACGGCCGCGAGTTTACGGTCGAGGTCCATATCACTCCTGAAAAGACTGCTCACGAGCTTAGGTTCGCGACGTCGGTGCGCAAGCTTTAG